Below is a genomic region from Anaerolineales bacterium.
AAGCTGAATCGTCCCAATCGACCCACTCGGTAAACAACGAACCGATCAGCTTGCGCCCGCCTCGATCCCCCTCCACGGCGTCCAATTCCGGGTAGGTCGCCCGCGTGAAAAGCACGGGGTTTCCGCGCCTTCCCTTCGCCCGCGGCGCGACGATGGCGGCATGGCTTTCCCGATGCGCACTCACCAGGGCGCGTATCAGTTTCGCATCCACTAATGGCATGTCGGATAGCAGCATCACCACCGCTTCAGCCGCATCCCGCACCGCATCCAGGCCGGCCTGCATCGACGAGCTTTGCCCACTTGCCCAATCGGGATTGTGCACGAATTCGACGGGCTCTCCCGCCAGCGCCGCCCGAACGTCGTCCGCATCTGCGCCCGTCACCACGACCACCGGTTCCAGGCCGCCTTCCAACGCCGCTCGGACCGCATGCCAGACCAATGCCTTTCCCTTCCAGTGCAAGAGCTGCTTCGGTTCGGGGAAACGCTCCGAATCGCCCGCGGCCAGGACGATTCCCGCGACCGTGGAACCATGTCTCTGCTTCTTTTCACCCATCACGCCCTCCCCGGATTCCTCCACCGGCTTTATTCTTTCCCGGACCATGCCTTGAGTACGCGTTCCGGCGTAAATGGGAATTCGTCGATCCATATGCCGAGCGCATCCCTGATCGCCGCTGCAATCGCAGGCGCCAAAGGAATGTAAGGCATTTCTCCCATGCCGCGTGCACCCCATGGGCCGATCGGATCGGGATGCTCCAGCACGACGGCCGAGATCCGCTCGGGGATA
It encodes:
- a CDS encoding nucleotidyltransferase family protein produces the protein MGEKKQRHGSTVAGIVLAAGDSERFPEPKQLLHWKGKALVWHAVRAALEGGLEPVVVVTGADADDVRAALAGEPVEFVHNPDWASGQSSSMQAGLDAVRDAAEAVVMLLSDMPLVDAKLIRALVSAHRESHAAIVAPRAKGRRGNPVLFTRATYPELDAVEGDRGGRKLIGSLFTEWVDWDDSALQDIDNEEDWERLRGEG